The genome window CCCCAGCATTGCACTCATATGATACCTGCTTTTTGTGgtaccagggattgaacccaCAGCTTCATGCTTCCTAGACAACAGTCTAATTTCTGAACTATATCCTCATCTCCTGGGATCCATAATTTCAAAATGAATCTGGGGCAAGACAACTCAGTCTCTAACACTAAGTTACCATGTAGCCAGTATCCAGAATAATGTGAATTCAAGTCATCTGACGAATGTGACTGCCTGCCCAAGGTGATGTGACCTCTTCCTATGTTAAGAGATGCTAAGCCATGACTGAGTATTGGGTCTGAATGCTTGTCTTTGCTCTCAGCTCCCATGACCATTGTGCCTGCTGCTCTTAGTTTCTCTCCAGTGCCTCCTCTGACCCTTAGGTTATGAAAAGAAAAGGTTCCTTCCCTTGCAGATGACCCTTGGGACAGTGGGACAGTAGGATAGACACATAGAATTATGTGTGCAAGGAGCATGCATTTGTTCatacatacacgtgtgtgtgtgtatgcgcgcacGTATGTGTGTGCTTTAGACAtgatctcattttttttattggttcAACCAGAAATTGCAAAGGCAACGTAACTACTATTCAGGGCCATCATGCACAGACGCGAAAGCCACCTTTCGAAAGCGACATGATCTCATTTTGTCCAGCCTTAAAATTTGCTTTGTAGGCAGGTATGGCCTCGACCTTGacttcctgatcttcctgcctctacctccccagcatTGTGCTCACACCATACCTGCTTTATGTGGTatcagggattgaacccagagcttcatgctTTCTATACAACCCTCTACCTTGTGAACTACATCCTCATCTCCTGGGACCCAGAATTTTAATATGAATCTGGGGACAACAGAACTCAGTCCCAAACACTTACTTAAGCTCCTGTGTAGCCAGTACCCAGAATAATGTGAACTCAAGTCATCTGATGAATGTGACTGCATGCACAGTTACATACTATCATTCACAGGCACAAAACATGcacaaaacatgcacacacacacatgtatccaCAGGTACCTGCAAGCATTCACAGCCACTCATAGGCATACACAGAATGTGCATACAAACAAGCATGCACAGGTACACGCatgcatacacaggcacacacaagtaTCAGCAGGAAACATAagcatattcatacacacatccacacacatgcactcaaaagcatgcacacacacacaagcatagaAACACCCAGACATGGCCAGATACACACAAGCCTGCACCAGCACATatatgcatgctcacacactGACAATCTTGCACaagaacacacaaatacacacacacacaaaaccatgcACAGACACAAAAAAAATGCAGAGGCATATATGAGTATCCAACAAAATCACAAGCATGCTCACACATACAACATCCATGCACAAAAACTCACAAACATGAATTTTGTATAGTGTTTTGGGatcccttttctgacctctatgTTCCAAGTCCAAGGAGAATGTTGAAGGGTTGTGGCTAGTAATGGCTTGTCTGTTTTCCTACCTGAGCTctaaagctatttaaaaaaaaaaagagctggagagatggctcagaggttaagaacactggctgctcttccagaggtcctgagtttaattcccagcaaccacatggtggctcacaaccatctataatgagatctgttgccctcttctgtgtCTGCATACACACTACTGGCCAAAACTAAGTCATGTGGTATATCTACTGTAAGGAAACCTAGGAAGGCAGCCTTGCTCTGGATAGCCTTTTGACCCACCAAAATTCAGGAATTCTGTATCTGAGGGGAAAGGGGTGGGGTCAATACTGGGGAATATAAGTTGACTATGCCTCAGCTGGATACCAAACTGGGCCACCCAAAACTAGGAAGGACAGCAGCCATTGCCATGGCAGGTCCTTCCAGTCTGCTTGAGGATGAGGCATAGATCAGAAGGGAGGCAAGGGGTGAACCTGGAGTTTAAACTGGACAGGAAAGTAGCTAAAAAGTAAGAGATCCATGTGAGAGACCGTAGGAAGATAGGCACTAATGTGTCCATATTATACACGTGATCTGACCATATATTTCCCCAAATTCCCACACTGTAGTCCTACCCTCCCAAACTCAGGAAGCAACTGTTGGGAATGAAGTGATTAGGGCTAACTGATGCCACAGGGACTAACCCAGACTTTCTAATCTCCTTGTAACAAGAAATTAGGACACAGACAGGCACAGAGGAACAACCACATGAAATCAAAGGAGCAGAAAGCATCTACAATCAAGGAGACACACAGCAGAGGAGTCAGCCATGTAATACCCTGACCCAGACTCCCATTCCCAGACTAAAGAATAAATGCCTGAAGAGTAAGCTCCCCACGCGTACTTAGTTATGCAGAAAGGGTCTGACTCACAAACCCCATGGTGTTCTAGGTTGCTGATGGCTCCTGGAACACTGCTCTCAGGGTGTAGGTGTATGAACTTGTACCTGCCCATAATTGGTGACTCAAGGTCTGAAGGATGCAGGAATCAAGCAGGATAGCACCAGACAAGCTGGCAAAGGTCTGAGAAAGTTGGAAGAGATAGAACAGTGATGGGAAGCAGCTGGGGTGGGTTGTCAAGTTACCCAGCACCTGGCCTTTGAACTGCAAGTATGGGTTGGAAAGAGATAGGTCTCAAGCACCAACATTGAGGTTAGATGTGGGAGGCTCAGTCAAACTGCGTTGAGACCCTAAGGACAGAGGAGGGAACAAGGAGGTGGAGAAGTCATCACAaattccccaccaccaccaccaccacaaagaGGTCTCTGGTATCCAACAGAGCTCTTGAAACAGCCACCTCGAGAAACTCATTTCACTTAGGGCAAGCACCCATAGATAATCCTAAAGATGAAATTCTGGAAGAATGGAATTTCAGGGTTCCCTGGGCATTAAGAATCTTGGTCTCCATCATAATGAGCTGCAATTCTAAAGACAATCTCAACCTGAGTTGAAATTCCAAAGACAATCTCAACCTAGACTCAGTTGAGCAGGCAACTGCACGGGGAGTGTGAGAGGCATACAAGACCCTTGGGGGACCTTTAGGCCCACCATGAAGATGCACAATGAAGCAGCTGTGGAGGCACAGATACAGGAGCTAAAGACAATCACACGGCTCCAGGGTGAGCCTCACAGTGGGGACTGCCACTCTGGTCTACTACTAGGCAACTTGCCATCCTACTACCCACCCAGGCCACCACAAGTGGGCAAAAGTTACAGAAGGAACTGCCATGTGAGGGGGTGATATGAGAGAAGCTTCAAAGAGCTCTGTGCATTTACCACAACATTAGTCCAAAGTTGGAGGACTCAaggagagatctgcctgtttctaagGCTTGTCTCTGAAAGAGACAATGGTGTCCATTTTTGGCATCACCCTCTTTGCTGCCAGAATCCATCCCTGGAGAGCCCAGCAGATAACCGCTTTGAGCAGTTAAGCTTGTGTCTTCCAGAGTAGgggtaaaagagaaaaatggtcCCAGAGACAATGTCATTTTCCACTGGCCTCCCTGGACACTTTGCTGAAATTCTCAGCCAGTCTTTTGCCATAGCATCTGGTAATCTTGTTCCCTCCAACACCTACAGAACAATGTCGGGCGCTCCAGATCCAGGGCGTGAAGGAGAAGACAACACAGAATAAGGCTACACTGAGCCTCCTGCGCAGTAACCTCCGTCGAGGGGCCCACGACTGGGCTTTGGCTAAGAAGGTGCAAAAGCCCCACTCCCTCTGCAGCCTGGGGATAGGTGGTGGCCACTCATGCACACATTCTACCCTCTTTCTGGTCCAAAAGGTCTGCAGGGCTGGTTTCCCCAACACCACACACCCAGAATGCTTAGCACCTACAACAGGGACCCTTTGGGCTCTCTGACCTTCTTTCCGGACCCCACAACACCCAAAGTAGGGATGGCCTCGGAGGGGTCCTCCGCGCTCCGTTCAGGGGTCCCAGGACCAGTCTCCTTGCTGGGCTACCAGCAAGTAAGAGGTACTGGGGGATATGCCTGAGTAATCAGTGCTAAGAGCAAGGCTCCAGGCTCAGCCGCCACCGCTCCACAGTACGATCAGTGGACCATCTCCAAGGCCTGCGCGAACGATGCGTCCATGAGGCTGGCACACTGCCGAAGTAATATGGAGGTAAGGAGGCAGACGAGGACTGCAAGTATCCCTCGCCCATCTCAGCCCCAGTCCCCCAGGTCCGCCCCCAGAAAGCCGCCAAAGGCAAAGCCTATTCCCATCTCTTGCTTTCTCGTGGGGCAGCCACAGGTCCCGGCCCACTACCTTCCTGAGTTCCCCGCACCTCTCTCCCCGGCACCCACGCGCGGGCGTCCTCCCTGACCCAGGTGGCTCGGGAGAAGCTGCGCAAGTGCGTCTTCGACCGCGTGAATGCACACAACGTACTGATCCATCTGGCTCGGCGACGCGGACAGAAGCTGGAGAGCTTGCAACTGGAGTTGGCCAACCTGCGGAACCAGCCTGAAGCTTCTAAAGATGAGCTGCGGCAACTACAGGTGCCCGGGGAcagggtgggggcggggctctGACTGTGTGCTGACGCTCCAGAAAGGACCTGACTCAAGTGTGGCTCCCAAGGCAAGAGCTTTGCCAGAGGATGTGGGTATTATGTTGTCAGGGCGGGGCCGCTGATTAGGCCGGGTTCCGCGAGAAGGCCTTTGGTGAGGGTCTTCCTAGGAGAAAAACACAAGCAGATGGCCTTCAAAGGAGGGGTGGGGCTACATCAGAAGGGTGGGACTTCCGGATGGACTTTGGTTAGTCTGTGCCCTTATATGGCTATGTGCAAACAGAAAAACTTACTAACAAGGAGCAGGAAACCTGATGACTTGAGGTAATGTTTTATCATACAACTGTAAACATTAAGTTGGGAATCAAAGCCATTTTCTACATGGTGACTGAGTGGCAGATATGATGTACAATATGACTTCATCTGCAGGACCTGTTGGCAGAAGTAGAACTAAGGGAGCCCAACACCCTGGTTTGAAAGCCTAGCCCCCGATCCTGACCCCACCTGCCCTCCTAGGCAGGGCTCTGCAACATTGTGGGGAGGTGGATCTTGTCACCAAGCCTGTTCAATGATCCCATAACCACACCACCACCAGGTGATCCGCCAGCTGGAGAACAACATTGAAAAGACGATGATCAAGATCACCACCAGCCAGAATATCCACATGCTGTACACAGACCTGCTGGACTACCTGAAGAAGGTGAGCCCCTCACCCAGGGAGCCCCACCTGTGACTGTCTTACAAGCAGCCAGCAAAGCAGCCAGCATGTGGAAACTTCCTTTGAGAACTTCATTTTTGTCATTCCACGCAGGCAAATTATGAGACACACCCATTATTTGGCCTTAAGCCTGGGCCCCGTAGCACACAGTTCTGTGAAAGGCTAAAATGGGAAGATTCCacatttcaggccagcctgggctacacagtgagactctgtctcaaaaaaacagatgcaaatcatcatcaacacacacacaccacaaaaccaCAGAAttctttatttcatattttaaatggtCTCTGAAGGTCAGAGATGGGCCATACCCACTTCCCAGGAAGTTACAGACTCCCCTCTCACATTCCAAAATATGCTGAGCACACAGCGTTCTGGCCACTTTGGATCTGGTTCCCCTGTTTTCTGTGTTGGAATTCAGGAGGAAGCAGATTCTGACCCATGAAAGTCTTAAGGAGCCATGATAACAAATCTCCCTGAGTGTACTCACACTAGGGCTCTCTTCAAACAAAGCATCTGTAGTGGAAGTGGAGGTGAAAAGGCTTCAGGGCAGCAGGGTACTGAGAGCAGCATGGTGGATGGGCCTGAGAAGGTGGCCAGGGAAAATACCTAAGAAAGAGGTGAATGAATGGCTTGGGGGGGGAGGGTTGATATGTGATCAGATGCAGCAGCTTTTCCCTGCTAGGGTCATATCCCTGAGCCAGGATCTCATCATCATGCTCTGGTCTGTTCCTCTTACCTGATCCTAGTGCTGGAGGCTCACCTGGAGACCCTGCCCACCTTCCCTTCCAGTGTCCACCCTTACACACACTCCTTCACCTAggtattttttctaatttttattttatttaactttattttgtgtgcattagtgtgaaggtgtcagatcccttggaatgggtattacagacagttgtgccatgtgggtgctgggaattgaatcccagttctttggaagagcagacagtactctcaaccactgagccatctctccagcccctgggtaTTCTTTGTAGAACTTTCTTTCTAGAACAAATACACTTGAAACAAATCCCCATGTTTATTCACATTTTTCAATTGGCAAAGATTCAGCCAGTTAACAGGTTTTTAACAGTAAAGGATCAACAGCTAGGCTTCCTTGGCCATCAATGCACTTAGCCAGTACTTCTCCATCCATCCCAGCAGCAATTTAAAGGCTAGGTGTGATCCCAAGATCACATAGCACAATGGTGAGAAGTGGCTTTCACTTTGAGCCCCATCTAGCTCCACACCCAGTTTTTTTCAAGCCCCTCTGTTCCACTTTGGACCAAAGATGTCCCCCAAGCAAACATTCCTTGATTTTAGAGTTGGCCTTTGCTGAGTCATGGTTGAGTCATCATATCCTCTTGTCCTGTATAGTGAGAAGTCCATAGGTCACCAATGACTATCCATGCTAGAacacttctttctcttgctctgtgCCTTGTCCAGAAGCTGGGCAACAGACAGAACTCCCCAGGGCTCACACACTCTAGGAGTAAAGAATAGGAGAATCAGAGGGCTCAGGAAAGCCAGCAGTATGATGGCACCAAAGGAATCCATTGTTTCAAGACCATATTGCCTTTGTCTGTCTCTGATAGGTGCTGGCGGAATACCCCACAGAGCTAGACAAGCTTCAACACCTGGTGTCCAACTACTGCTTGGAGCTGTCAGATATGACAGTCATGTCCCAAGATGCCATGATGATTACTGATGAGGTCAAGGTGAGTCCCAGGATCAGGTGACTATCAACAGCTGGCTCACCTGATCCTATCTTGTTCAGGACCTATTGGACATTCCATGCCGATACTGGAGAACTCCATTGTCAGCCCTACCAGCTGATCTACTCACCTATGGGTTAGAGAAAGTCTGTTTGGGCACTGAGGCCATGAATAGATGTGGCCAGGACCCTGGGTATCTATTGACCTTGTCAGTCCCAAGATCCCTTAGTGGGGCAGCAAGACCCATCCTCCTAAAGTGGATAACTAATCTAGTAGCCCACCACATCGTATGTAGGACCAGTATGGCAGACAAGAGGCAAAGGGTTTCAGGGTCTCTAGGGTGGCTTTTCAAGGAAATATGCTTGAATGGGCTCTGAAGAACCAGCAAAATCAAGGATAATAAGAGctcagaaaaagaacagaaaagccaaggctGTTGCCACATGTTGGTGTATAGAAATCTACATAGCTTTCCTGTGCAAGTCATGGAGGCTACAGGGTCCTTAGACTTACAGCCTCCGAGCAGATATAGGGTCACATGATCAGACCCTATGCTGAGTGTTTTATGCTGAGTATGGTGAcatacacctttattcccagcactgaggatgctgaggcaggcagatctcttaagttcaaagccagctggtctacagagagagttccaggacagccagtagctacacagagaaaccctgtcttgaaaagcaaaaaaaaaaaaaaaacagattgtgTTTTATAATGACACATATTACCACATATTACCTGCAGGTGCCAGAAGGTGCCAGAGCAGAAATACTGGTTGCGGGGCCAGGCCAGTAGTAGAGTAGGGCTTTCCAGAAGCAGAGAGGGCAGGAAAATCTTTAATGGGTGACCATAGTGAGATTTAATATTAGGAGAGACCTGGTTCAGCAATAAAGGGGATGAAATACTTTTAGATATGTTAAATCCAATGTGATGGGTTCTAAGTAGAAAAGGCCAGGAGGTAACTAAAGGCAAAGGCCTAGAGGAAAGTAGAAAGCCTAGTAGGCTAGAGAGAAAAGTCAGTAGCATATGTCAGCCAGGAGTCTCTGCTCTACAGAGGCAAAGGGGTGCCCTAGAGGACAGTGGAAGCCAGTAAGAAGAATGGCCAGCTTTCTTCCACAGCCAAGTAATATGAAGACTGAAAACTGATCACAGGCTTGAGGACCCTTGGTGACACATCATCTCCATGAATTTCCTGTGTCCTCAGCGGAACATGAGGCAAGGGGAGGCGACCTTCATCGAGGAGCGAAGGGCACGGGAGAACCGGCTGAACCAGCAAAAGAAGCTTATTGACAAGATCCACACCAAGGAAACCAGCGAGAAGTACCGCCGTGTACATTTTGAGCCATGTTCCATGGCACTACTCACCCATGGGGGAAGAGCTGGGGGGATCCTTTACTTCTCATTCTCACACCTGGTTCTTTCTCCCACCAGGGCAGAAGGGACCTGGATTTCCCCTCCAATATAATGAGTATTGAGACCATGAAAGGTGAGTCTCAGCTCCCTGCCTTGTCCAGCCCAGTAGCCAGCAATGTCTGGGACTGCCCAGCCAGGTCACCATGAGGCTAGATATAACCTGTGGTCACTAGAGTGAGAAGGagagcctctgcctctccctgacTGCCCCTGAAGAATCTGATAGCCTATGGCATAGGATGGCTATCTTGGACAAGTAGACTTCAGTCACCCAGTGACATCTCAGAACTGCTTCCCAAAGCTATATGATACCATGCTGCTCCTAGTCCTAGAGTTCTCAAAGTACTAAGAAGGGTCAGGCTGAGGAGAGCAGGGTTACATGAGGGCACCCAACATCCTGGGCTACTTTTCTGAAGCCTAAGTGTCTACAGAACCACCAGGTAGCCATTCCTGCACACTGACTAGgccctcctctctgctctgcccaGTGAGGAAAAGAGAAACTTCCATAGCAGATATGGAATACCAGACAGAAGTGACTGCTTTAGTAGAGAGGGTCAAATCTGCTGTGCAGTGCTCCCACCTCTGGGTAAGTTTCCCTGGCACTTGGAAAGTGTTAGCTTTAAGTGGTGGCTCTAAGCTAGGCCAGGGCCTGGGATGCTCTGCAAGAAGTTCACAAAGCTTAGACCTCCCCAGGGAGGTCCCCAGTGATGATGCTCCCaagtctgtaaaaaaaaatatatatatatatatatatatctggggTGTTTTAGGTATggctcagaaaagaaaatatttcagcaTATGGCTGGCATTTCCCCACCATATTCTATGTACAGGACAGATGAAAGTCCAAATGCTAAGGACCTGGCCTCTCACCACAGCTCTAGCTTCTTCCCCAACTTGACAGCCACAATAAACAGCTGCTTCTGCTGGCCTCCTTTTGTCATAGACCCACCTGGGTTGCCATTGTCAGGCCTTGAGTTCCATCCACAGCATCTTGACTAAAGGTGATACATAGTCTCTTCATGGTAGATAGTGTTTTTTACCCTCTGCCTATCATGAAAGCTATGTCTCAGGACATGTACAGGCTACCTCTCTGCCTAGCCCCTCACAAACCTTACTGCCCAAAAGTACTCTGTGTCATGACTGAGCCCCAACTACCAAGAATCTGCACTATCTGCTGGGAGGGGTCCAGGAGAAACTAGGGCTGTGGAACCCAATTGCCTGCCAAGCCCACacctgtttctctctgccctggGATGGTTAGGACATAGCTGGCCGCTTCCTGGCACAGAGGAATACTgaggagaacctggagctacagATGGAGGATTGTGAGGAACGACGGACACAGTTAGAGGCCCTGATGAAGAAGCTGGAACTTGAGGAGGCACTGCTCAAGTTCCACCAGACACCCAGCTCTGTtgggtatgttccagggctggtGGATGGCCCCATAGTGACAAGTTAATAGCTGCGCATATTTACTGTTCATCAGCAGAAGAACTGAGCTGAGGACCTACCTGCTTGAAGCTGAAATTATGAGCCCCTGAAATTGACACCTGGTTCAGGACCCCTGTGGACCCTGAGAACTGTCCCACCCTCACTGCTGTGCCTACCTCCTTCACAGCTTTAGTTCCATTGAGAAAAAGATGAAGACCATgctagaagaggaagaagcaaggCTCCAGCTGGCCCACAGCAACATGACCAAGagccagcagctgctgctggccaTCCAGACAGGTATTGACAACCTCTACATCCGGCTCATCGGCATCACCTTGCCAACCATCCAGGTATCAGCCCTGGGGAGGAGATGCTGTGCACAAGGTCCCCATGTGGAGCCACAGGAAAAACAAGATAATCCTCTGGTCTACAGAAAGAAGTAGCAATCTCAGACACCCTTGATGTATACGGCAAGCTGGAGTATTGCGAGGGGAAGCTCATACACCTGGCTGACCGCATGCAAGCACTGTCCAGAAATGAGGAGGTAGCCCTGGGCTTTGAAGGGGTACCCACAAAGCCCATGTCCTCTCCAGTCTGATAAGGGTACTGCCCTGCAGGTTGACACAAAGGTGAGAGATGCCCTGGAGTCATCAACTCTAAAGGAGAAACATAATACCAGAATTACCTTTGAGGACCAAGAGGAGGACGTGATAGGTGAGGCCCTACATCCAGTCAAagggaagggatggagaaggggAACAGGAAACATAGTTGCAACTAGATAGGGTCTGAACTCTAGGCAAGAGGTGGCATAGACTCTGACTGGAACAGTCTGACAAACTGGGTGCTAAAGGGAAAGGTGTTAATTGATAGAAGTGACATGGGTTAATCTTTATAATAATGTATTACTTTTTCTGAGACAATGGGGAATACCATGACAGTATTAGTGGTATAAGAACAGGTAGTGTGGGTGATCCTGGTGGCACCTGGCCTTGGGTAACTTAGGGCAGGGGTCAGTTCACGGAGTCTCAAGTCGTCGATCCATCTCTGAGATGAGCTCCAGACACAGGAGATGGCCcatggaaacaaaagaaaacggGTAGAGGTGGGAGGTCTCTGGAAAGAGGGGCCAAGCCACTCTTTCCTTGCCTGTTCAGAAACCTTCCAGTTTGCGGACGTGGACCATAGCTACGTCCCATCGCGGGCCGAGATAAAGAAACAGGGCCAGCGGCTGATCGATGGGAAGCTCAAAGTgtccaaaaagaagaaaaagtagaccAATCCAGGCTgtagcaaacaaataaacatttttccagaACTACTCTAAAGGAAGAATAAACTGCAGGACTCTAAGAGCGGGGAGGGGCGAGGCCGCTAGACAGGGGCGGGACCTAGAGCGCTCGCTGCGCGTGCGTCGTCTACGTGTTCCTCTTGCCGCCCCGTAGCCACGCCGgcgccaagatggcggcgctgacGGGTGCTTGGCCGCTGCGCCGAGGGCCGCAGGATCCGGAGTGGATCCGCAGAGGCTGAGGCCCGAGAACCTCGCTCGGGGCCGCACCTGCCGTCGGGCCCTAGCTTGTGGCCGCGGCTGCTCCAGCCTCGGGGAAATCCCGGGCTGGCCGGACATGGTGCAAGGCGCActtcgctgctgctgctgctgctgccgccgctgaGCTCGCGGGTCATTCCGGCTCCCACGTCCAGCAGGAAGATGTTCTCCGCGTTGAAGAAGCTGGTGGGGTCGGAGCAGGCCCCGGGCCGGGACAAGAACATCCCCGCCGGGCTACAGTCCATGAACCAGGCGCTTCAGAGGCGCTTCGCTAAGGGGGTTCAATACAACAGTGAGTGCGGGCCGCGCCGTCGGgcaggccggggggggggggggtccaccCAGCCAGGATGGTCTGGGAGATCCAGAGGGGCCGAGGTGGACGGGGTCCCTGGGCTCAGAATAGTGACCCCTCCTTGAGGGCCGTCACCTGACAGCAGGAGACCTCCCCAAAAGAGCTGTGCAGCTACACTGACGGAGCAGCAGTGGAGGACCCTGACTGGCGCGGGTACTCTGCGGAGAGAGACCATTACATAACACGAGGGTGCGCGCGCGGGTGTGTGGCTAATGGATGGATGCGTGccacctgcctcccctcccctcacgGCCCCGGCGCGTGCTCTCACTTGATGCTCCTAAAAGTCGGTTCGGCGCTGGGTCTTGAgccatggtggggggggggggtgtgggtgtgtattttgtttgttgttgttttaaagggTTTTGTAAGggatatttttaaattccaagaGGCTCTATATCTGCATCCCTGGTTCCACAGGAAGAAAGGCCCGCTATGCTGCTCTTCGTTATAAATTATGTATGTTGTGCAGCCAGAAGCAGACGGTCCTCTTGACCTCTTTAGAGTTTTTTCCATTAGCAGTTTCTTTTCTAGAATAATCTAAAGATTCTTGGGCAGTTCCCTGGTCTGACATTGTTTACTTCTCTTCTATTTCTATACTGCTAGATTTTGAAGCATAAGTCTCCCACCCCACTCGAACACACAAGCTGCTCACTTTAAGCAGTGTCTTTCAGTGTCAGTGATAGTTGGGTTATAATGTAACACGAAATTTACTAGGAGGATTTTGTGCACATTTAGAGGCAAACAGTTTATGTGTTTACTTGAAAGTTTGTATTTCTCTTGTATCTACAGAAGAGAATATTGAGTCAGATATTCAGTGGCTTGTGTTCTTTGGCATCTACGTTTGGATACCTTACTTAGTTTTGTATAGCATTACTTGAAACATAAATCTTATAAATTAAGTCTGAATTGGAAGCTTCTCACTTTCGAAACCTGCTCCCTAATTGACCTGCCCCTGTGGTCCTGAAGAGGAGGGACCTAAACGAGCTGAAGTCTTTCATATTTTACAAACTATCTTACTTACAGAAACAAACCTACAGTATA of Meriones unguiculatus strain TT.TT164.6M chromosome 8, Bangor_MerUng_6.1, whole genome shotgun sequence contains these proteins:
- the Ccdc183 gene encoding coiled-coil domain-containing protein 183 is translated as MKMHNEAAVEAQIQELKTITRLQEQCRALQIQGVKEKTTQNKATLSLLRSNLRRGAHDWALAKKYDQWTISKACANDASMRLAHCRSNMEVAREKLRKCVFDRVNAHNVLIHLARRRGQKLESLQLELANLRNQPEASKDELRQLQVIRQLENNIEKTMIKITTSQNIHMLYTDLLDYLKKVLAEYPTELDKLQHLVSNYCLELSDMTVMSQDAMMITDEVKRNMRQGEATFIEERRARENRLNQQKKLIDKIHTKETSEKYRRGRRDLDFPSNIMSIETMKVRKRETSIADMEYQTEVTALVERVKSAVQCSHLWDIAGRFLAQRNTEENLELQMEDCEERRTQLEALMKKLELEEALLKFHQTPSSVGFSSIEKKMKTMLEEEEARLQLAHSNMTKSQQLLLAIQTGIDNLYIRLIGITLPTIQKEVAISDTLDVYGKLEYCEGKLIHLADRMQALSRNEEVDTKVRDALESSTLKEKHNTRITFEDQEEDVIETFQFADVDHSYVPSRAEIKKQGQRLIDGKLKVSKKKKK